The Panacibacter microcysteis DNA window GCTACACCGCGATAATTTTATAAAACTGGTAAAACAGGGTTTTTATGATAGCCTCATGTTTCACCGCATCATTCAGCAGTTTATGATACAGGGCGGCGATCCTGACAGTAAAAATGCCGAGGCCGGCCAGCAATTAGGTGCAGGCAGTGCGCCGGGTGCAGAGCGCATACCCGCAGAATTCAGGAGTAACCTTATTCATAAAAAAGGAGCACTGGCTGCAGCAAGAGATAACAATCCTGATAAGGCCAGCAGCAACTGCCAGTTTTATATAGTGCAGGGGCAAACCTATAACGATACAGCGCTGAATATGATGGAGTGTAATGTGCGCCAGGAAGATCCCGGTTTCAGGTTTACAGACGCGCAACGCAAAATATATAAGACAATTGGCGGAACACCTTTTCTC harbors:
- a CDS encoding peptidylprolyl isomerase, with product MKKLVFVFLVFALAHTTFAQTAKPKTTTAPKTTTPVAKGRLVQLTTDYGTMVIRLYDSTPLHRDNFIKLVKQGFYDSLMFHRIIQQFMIQGGDPDSKNAEAGQQLGAGSAPGAERIPAEFRSNLIHKKGALAAARDNNPDKASSNCQFYIVQGQTYNDTALNMMECNVRQEDPGFRFTDAQRKIYKTIGGTPFLDQNYTVFGEVIKGLDVLDKIAALPKDGNDRPTQDVRMKMKMLN